Sequence from the Macadamia integrifolia cultivar HAES 741 unplaced genomic scaffold, SCU_Mint_v3 scaffold726, whole genome shotgun sequence genome:
AAAAGAGGCACTCTCCCAAATGAGGTAGGAATTTGTTTCGTATACTTTTATCATTTTACTTATTTTGATGTTTCACAATGGGTTCTCCTATCTTGTTATTCCCTGTTCTCCATTTCTTTCCCAATTAATGTGGACTTGCTGCTTGGGAGTCTAACTATATTTAGTCATTTATCCCACCCATTACCTAGGTATCTCGGTCTTGAGTATGATTGCTTTGTATCACCATTTGATTCATATCTGTTGTCAAACTTTAAGAACTGGAAAGTTGCCCAATTCCTGCATTGGACAGgattaattgattaatgcatgcATTTATTCTATCCTCTATATTTTTGCTTTTCTACAAGTTCTGATTTGTGACAAATTGGTCAACCTTGCAGGAATTATTGTCTGTGGCAAAACCTGGCATGCCAGCTGAAAACCAGGACCAACCTAGCCCCATTTCAGTTTTGGAAGTACCGTTTGAAGATGATGTTAGTACCACTCCACTGCCCTCTGGACATGTAATGTCAGGCCACTGTGGTAAGTCAAGCATGTGCCCGTGATGTTGACATGTTCATCCCTTCCCACATAATTCATTAGCTTTTTATGCTTCCTTCTCTCCAGGACAAACTGTGGACCATCACCCTCTGAAATCCAACTTAATCGACAAATCTCCACCAATAGAGTCAATTGCACGGACATTGTCATGGGATGATGCATGCATGTTATCAACAGCACCCAATCCATTGAACCTGTCTAGGTTTTCCTCGAAAgctgaggaagaagaagaacaactttTCTTTGTCCGCACAATACTCTCAGCTGCTGGGCTAGACCATGAGGAGCAGTCAGGGGCAGTCTTTGCCAGGTGGCATTCACCCGATAGCCCACTAGATCCATTATTgatggacaaaattttcaagttGAAAGATGAGAAGGCACCGTTGCCTGAGGCAAAGCGTAGATCAAACCAAAGGCTTCTTTTTGATTGTGTCAACACAGCTTTGGTGGATATCACAAGATACGGATCAGATGCAAGCCCTTGGGCAAAGGCGTCGTATGTGGCTAAAAATACGCTTTCAATAGGTTCACCAGTGACTGTAGATGAAGTGTGGGGTCATGTTAGGGAGTTATTCTCCAATGAGGGGAGGTGTTTTTCAGGTGAGAATGAGGATGACAGCAGCCTGGTAGTGGAGACGGGGGTGAGGAAGGAAGTGGTAGGGAAGGGCTGGGAGGAGCTTATGAGGTTGGAAATGGATTCCATAGGAAATGAAATTGAAGGAGTGATGCTGGAGGAGCTGGTGGATGAGGCTCTTGTTGACTTAACAGGTGGGTTATGATTAaggctttgattttttttctcttctgtatTTTTGTATGTGCACCATGATTATAAAAGTTATCATAAGGATGCTCTCAGCAACTTCAAGTTCTTTAATGCAACAACAAACTGTCATGTGTATTTGTCTgacatttgattccccaaagtatataaattttgagaaaaggtTTTCTGTCTGCGCAAGCCACAACTTTACATGGTATTGGCCCTTAATTGTGCCACATTGAaagatgatgtggcaattctgaccattggatgtCTAGGGAATGGTCTGGATTAGCattgtgtcaaatttcagcctcaAAAGTTAATTTTTATCCTTCAATGTAATTCCATACCTCCCATGCACATGTTTATGCTTTTTTCTAGCAATATCAGATTTTCAATGCTTTGTGAGAGGGATATTGGGGTCTGTTCACAAAATTTGGCTCCATCAAAACTGCCACATAGTGTAGACCACAAACCTTGGGGTCTACCTGTTCACAGAATTTGGGGCCCATTCAAATTGCCATGTGACAAATATTGAGCATGGAATGTGAAACCTTGACTCAATCTTGTAACTGTATATTATCAGGTAGCTAGCTTCAATTGTGTTAAGTGTAAAAATTACAAGATAGCTAACTTAGCTGTTCAGAAGGTGTCCAAAACATTTGCTTATGTCTGGACTCTGGTATGATTGGCAGTTTGTGATAGTAGCAAAGTGAACTAATTGAATGAGAAACTGTTCACCTTCAGTTCAAGTAGATTTGAATCATCTACTTGTCTTTAAGAGTTTTCAGTGTCTGTCTGTGTGAAGTATTGTTGGTGGGTGGCTTTTATTATTTGAACCACTCCATGTCTTCTTTACAGTTATCCCAAATGTTAATAAGATTGGAAGCAGGTGTGTCTATCAGATTCACTAATCATTCTGCAATTCTATTCAAAATTTGTCTGAATATTAGCTTAATAACAAGGAGGAAGATATCTTTCAAAATCTGTTACTTCTGGagggttggttttgattattGATACACTGatttctttagattttttttttggataaatactGATTTCTTTAGATAGACTACTATGTTGTGTTCTCAGAAGTCTCATAAAAATTGAAGTTACTGTTACTGTCCTGCAAAGTGGTAATGAACACAAAAGGAAAGAGATGCAAAGTGTTGCTAGTTTCTTTGAGGTAACATGAAGACTCAATTATTCCAAACAGTTTATACCTGTACAACCCTAACAAATCAATTAGGCAATCAACTGTATCTCAACTCCAAGCCACTAATCATTAATGATAAaaagttttgatttggtttggttggtATATGTAGTTTTGTACTACTTTTTCttgtttcctctctctctctctctctctctctctatacatCCAAGCCACTAATCATTaatgatgaaatttttgatttggtttggtcgGTAGATGTAGTTCAgtacacctctctctctctctctcaacatcaACTACTTGGTCTTTTATACGCTCTGATTTTGGAGGTATGTTTTGCTTTTGGCAAACAGAAGATTGGGACCCTCACTAGAGATTAGCCAAAACTATTTATTGGGAGTTATTATATAAATTAATACTAAAATGAAAACTTTTGTAAGCACCATCTCAAATAATTGTATAAATTATTTCAAAACATTATAAATATGATTAAATCTCACTTactttgtaataattttttttaagaatcaaatcatttttttacttgaaaagtaaaataagtaTTGCATatgaatttttaattaaatacaattactaaatatgataagaacTTGTATGTAGTTTACAAAATCATGGTTATAGTTTTTTGGGGAATTATCATCCAGCATtccaagttaaaaaaaaaaagaataaaaggggCAAAGAGACCCAGCTTCAGTATAATAAACCAGGGAGAGAGAAATGGCAAAGAAAGAAACATCTTCCAAAAGAGATCGAGTAGATTCAAGAAAAGGCAATAACCTTTCAATGGTGGGAAAGAGAAGGAACCCATTTTCCATTCTCCAATTCCAGTGAACCCTCAGCCCCCAAAAAAAGGGTATTTAATCTCATTTTGAGAACTTGAGAAATAAACAGAGTACTTGGAGCCCTGTACACAGGTGATCCTTCCAACTCAACATCCTTCGTTGTCATAGACATTGATTTCGTCGAAGACATGGAAAGCAATACCCCTACCATCATCGTCTTAGACAACTATGGTCTATTGTTGGAGCACCCCTTACCGTCATAGTACGACAATGGTTTCATCACTCTCAGATTCCTTGATAAAATAGAAATCGATTTTCCGGCTAAATCAGATCTTGCATGGTTCTTTCTGGCTGGTGAAAGTGGTAGAGCCAACCTGGCACATCATGTAGCATGCGGAGCTGAGAAGTGAAATTCCGATCACTGAGGGGTGATCGGACAGATTTCGATATAGTCCTTCTTTGATGGTGAACCGGAAGACGGCATCGGAGATCCGGCTAGCAAACAGTATACTCGTCGCCGGAGTAGAGACAATGAAGCAATAAAAGTGACACATGGAGAAGATGTATTCTGACTTTCCGACAAAACCATACCGTATTTGTCAgagtatttctctctcttgatgTATTTAAGGTTGAAAGTAATAAACATGAATCCACTTAAATCAATCTGAAAAAATCCGACGGTTGAAAAAAActagcatacctaattcctTCCATTACATATCACTAGCATGCCTAACCCCTGCCCTATTTTTTCAAATGCCACAAGCCAATTATTTTACCATATGAAGAGGACATGGTCTAGACTAATCacatattaaattcaattaaatttttcatttatatttgCACGCATGTCGTGCatgaaaaaaacataaaaatagatGACTTAGATTTATTGTGTGCCTTTTGGAAGCATCGACTTCCATCATACAtggatattattatatataaaaataaaatgagagagatagagagagagagagatatcaaTTGGATTGGGATTTTATCTTTCATAGAGGGCGGCTACTcgttttgtaatttcttttgtCTGGCATAAATAGGGATTTAAATCTCAAGAATCAGATCTCAATATTGATCAAGATTGGCCTGAATCGATCTGTTTTACCCTTGCTTtttataaaaatgattttttttttaataatttaaccCTTGATTCGATATTGATACCCAATCTAGGATTGATCAGGTATTGATATCAGTCATAAccaatacaataccaatacGATCCAATCAATCCAGCTGATCCGAAATTGATACTTATAGAACCCTGGGCACTGgagctaagggtgttaatcggttcggttttagTGTATGTAGTGCAGTTCGGtttgattcacatttatttggctgaaattaaaaccacaccatttactaaacggttgcactttctgaaaccgcaaccatttagtaaatgatttcgGTTCTACGATTTTTATATGGTgttggtttcacggttttaaacagttttaaTTGATgtttattccatatggtttcCAAACGGTTAGCCGTTGgttgctggttttttttttttgcatgcttattaaaatttgtttttgttgacAAACGTTTCAattttgtatcaaattaaatgaggtaTTGAACAAGTAAGAATTTAAGCACAAAACTACATAATAGgtgtaaattattgaatagactgttaGACAGCCTCTATAGTCATTAATTCTTCCcttaattaaaccattatgttttgttaaaacaacgaAATATTTAATCGTTCTATGGGTTAATTGGACCCGTTTTGATagtttaaacggttcgattttcaCAGTGTCAAGTCGGTTTAAAATCAATGGATTAAACGATTGAAATTGACCGAACACATTTAACTAATCAGTCTTACgcttaaaaccaaaactgaatcatTTCCTTAACgtaaacaatttcaatttcacaTTCACATCCTTAACTGGAGCCATGCTCCCGAGCAGGCTCCTCTTTCCCTCACTTTCCCGTGATTGATGACCATTAACCAGCCCGGTTGTGATTTACTTTCCCGTGATTGGAATCATTGGATGCGTATTGAAGTCCCCATAGACTTTAAACCCTAATCATTActgcatcatcatcatttatTCATCCATTTCTGCACTTAAACACATGAAGTCATGAGTACTCATAATGAACACGACCATGATTTCTTCCAGTCCCGCGCTCTCTGTGTCTGAATCTTTCTTTCCAGTACTCCTCTTTTAATAGTTTGGAATTTGGATCCGCTCCCTGCGCGTGCCCTATAAGTGCTTTAACTCTATATGAAGAAACTAGGATTTGGGTCCCACGTCGGTGAGTGAGTTATACTTAATTCATGttatgaggtttttttttttttaggatcgGGATCCTCTCTCATGCAACACATCATGTAGCACGCATCGAACCATCAGAAACATCTTGAGAAGTGTTTGAGTGTCTTGGGCTGCATGCATGAATGTTCCTGGTTGTTGGGTATGCGTTACATGTCCTATCACACTACAGAGGAGCTTAATCCGTGGATTATGCCACTATGATCTCGTGTTACAAACAATTATATTTGCACCTATGAAGGTTCACAATTGTTAGTGAAGTGTTAGTTTTGAAatgtaaaatataattttatacaTATTACATCTTCAACTTAAACCTCCCAAATTAAAAGATCAATTTACCCTTTATATATGCTATCCAAATGGGAAAGGGAGAACCACTGCTACAATTCGGCTTCGGCCACACAGGGGGGTAAGAACCATGGATCTAGGGGACGGTATCAGTATCTGCCAATGGTATTCGATACCAATTTGGATCGGTAAGTATCAATTGATTTTTCCCTTGGTTTTTGTAAAATGtacattttttcccttttttaccTCTAATATGGGTAATCAATCCTGATCGATCAAAGATCGGAGATCAATCTCAGctaataccaatatgatacagCTGATACGCTTgatacgataccaatacttagaaaccatggtatgaatttttttttttttttaatggaactATTCATAAAGAAATTACAAATTTTGAGACAGTTAAGGAGGAAAACAACTGAAATAAATTATTCTCCACATAGAGGGTttaaattttgatccaaattggCTGATACGAAGTGAAATACGGGCCTGATCTAGCAGTGAAAGTGCAACCTCAACCCAAAAAGTAAAAGAGGCTCTAGTTGCACTTTAAAGGACATATGTAAGATTCCATTCCTCATGCCTTCAGGTATCCCTTTtggttgaaatttaaaaaagtaATACCTATGTGATCTGTCGTGAAGATTATAAAGTGCTTCAATAGAGATTTTGACCCCAAACCTTTTATTAGGTGGGCTTAAGTAGGTCTTGCTGGATGAGAATTtagaatttaagattttttttaattatctgaAGTTTTGTGAAGAATTCTATTCTGGGATATCCAAAGAAGTTTTAGAGGCAGTTTGGGGTTTGGATTTCTTATGTTTCTGAAATATTTTCACGAATTGGGGTGTCTGGGAAGTCTGTAGGAGAATATAGGGTTTAATCGAGGGCTGTGTTTGGCATGCATTCCCATTCTTAGAATGTGCATTCTCATTCTCAAACCCCAAAACGCATTCTTAGCTGAAAATGCAAATGCTGTTTGGATACATCTTTGGTGAGAATGTTTAAGCATTTCATCGAACACCTCCTGTACATGAACAGCTAGCACATTATTACCTGGGCTGACCATCTCACTGCGGTTGTGACCTTTCAAGCCAACCACGATTATGTTCCACTTCTTTGTTGTCTTCTGGGCTCCTAGAATCGATGCAATGCTGCAACAGATCCTTGAACTTCTTTTGTAAGAGTCTCATGACCCTGGAAAAGGAAGTATGCAATTACTCTGTGACAATGGTTTTCTCTGGTCTTCCTTTTTGTAGTCCACTTCTGCTAAAAGTAGAATCCCATCAAATGTTGCAGAGCGTGATAGAGGAAGTGGGAAAATATGTAGAAGGGTTCCCTAATTGATCGGCAATGTCTTGAGAACATAACAAGAAGATTGAGATCCAGATCCATCATCGAAGCCTATGAAACTTAAGAGGATCTCAATATGTATATATGAAGATGAGGAGGAAAAGGATGAAGCCTTAATGATACCAGAACCATggcaacaagaagaagaagaagaaatgacaaaggaaaagaaagtaaaGCTGTTGGAGAAGACCCCCTCGAGGAAGCACCCGGAGATGGGGAAGGTCGACAACTTAGAGGGGGCAACAGGACCGATAGGACCGCTGGTCGAGCAAGAACGAGAACCTGGAATGGGGCTtttgatgcattctagaacgaggCCTGTTCTTGCTTTTGTTCTAGAAATTTAGAATGGGAATGTGTACTAAACAGTATTCTTGTCCCCTCAGAATGCATTCTCGACCCAGAACGCATTCTGAGAATGCATTCTCGACCCAGAACGCattctgagaatgcataccaaacacaacccaaGGAATCAGCTGGTGCTTTGGTTAAAACGGTTCTTGAAGAGGAAGAGTTGGTGGAGGATctgagagagagatgagatggCACGAAACAATCAGTGAAGTTATCATAATTGCAGAAAGCATATGTTGAAGGCCTTCTGGCCCTGTACTCATTAATGAATCTCAACATTCATTCTCAGAGAGTTGCTACCCCACAAGCTGCCTACGAAGAAGCTCTTTACATGGAAATTGAAGATGTTTTACTACCCAAACACCAATGTGATATAGCAATCAAATGCTCTTTATCCATATCTATGGTGCTATATACGCATTCACAGTTTCTTCTAACAAGAAACCAAGAAAGAAACCAAGAATAAAGAATTACGAAGTAGTCAGAATTGCATTACTGACAAAAGCTCATAAGGCACAAAGTGCTTCGGAGCTATTTTTCATGTTACAAAATAGAACATCCTCCTCGATCTTCACTTCCTGTATTTGAATTTGCATTAAGATTCTGATCCAGCAAATTATACTTAATATCCCCCGAGTTCAATCCATACTGCAAACAAAACCACACAAAAAAGATGCCTCAGAAAAATGGCCAAGCAGGAATTGGATTTATTATACTAATGGAGTCTAGAGAGATATCTATAATTGCTGAAATACAGATAGTACCAAGGTAATGATTCCATGGCCTTGGTGTTAAAGAATGTCCAAAAATCATAGGCATACCTAAACAAATAATCATACATCAGACCTCCGACAGAAAAGGTTTTCACAACCGAGGCTATTGTGGAGCATCTGAAACTGGTCATGAAATGGTCAAAGAATACAGAAATCTTCTACAGAGTTCCACAGGTCATTAGGCCTCTTCTCAATCCAAACTCTCCCTTGCTGCCGGAGTTCAGTACAATGAGCTCCTAATGTGTTTGGTCATTATCACAGCTGCAACTCACAAGCAGTCCTGATATACCGGAAATATTTTGAGATGCTTTAAAGTGGTATTTCAACTATGGCATGATCCAACAGGGTGCAGATCTATGGGCTAGGCTGAGACATTGATGCCAATGTGCCATTATATTTGACcagacttaaaaaaaatatacccTAGATTGCTCTTGCTTCTAGCTATGGCACCAAAGTAATCTAGGATCCCGCTCTAGAAAGATTTGGTTGAAGAGTGGCATCATAGAAATTGTCATTCTAAAGAAGTTACTAGATTAAAATAATGCAGACTCAACTAAACcgtcatttcatttcatttcattcatCTCAACTTTCCCGTTCTTTTTGTCTATACAATTGACAACAACTAATCAAGTAGAGAAGGGAAGAATTATACAGTAAACGGTTCCAAATGAAATAGTATAACTGTACACTTAGGACATAAGGTGACTTAAGAGACCAGAGACAAAACTACCTCAACCTATTAATACCACGATGATTTTTAACATCCTAATCTTCAAAACATGATTAAATTTATGTAATGAATTTTCCttacttttttcaattttgctAGGCTACCTGGTGGAGCATTATTGAATACGTCACATGACGGGACATTTGAGTTTTCCTTGATTTTAGCCTTGTGGAAATTGActccaaaatttcaaatttctacGAGTGCATGGAAGAAGGGCATGAATGAAATGAGGCATATATGGTATAGTGGAATCCATAAAACATAACACAGAACCCTTGTTTCTAAATTGGGCAATGATATTGAAAGAATTTAAGGATGTAAGCCACACTTTAAGTACACACGTAGTTTCTTAATGGTTTCTTTGCTACTATGTTTGCTGCTTGTTTTGCCTTTCCAATGTAACCACTCTCTTACAAGGGCCTCCCCTTTCTCAGAAGTCAGAACACTATATTGTCCTTTCAAACAATGCATGTTTTTACTCAGGACTAGCAGAAGATAAATTGAAAAGCCTTTCTGTGCCCAAGGATTTGATCATATGAACAAAGCCCTCTTattagaggaaagaaagaatcaaaTATGAAAGCTTAAAGATCATACCTAAAGAATCACATATGAAAGCTTAAAGATCATACCTTTTCTCTCATTCGGTTGCTCCAAATGTCAGAGTGAACTGCTTTGCCATCTGCCAAACTTGAACCAGCGGTCGGGATTGAATGTGGATGTAATAGTGGCTGCCAAGTTCTACCCCTAATAATAGTGCAATCATCATCACTGCTGTCATCCTTTCCTCTCCTAGTAGAGACCACAGCCCGTAGGATCATGGACAATAGTAGGGACAGAGCCTGAACATGATGATATCACGAGTAGAATATGTAAGATCATAGTTAAATATGTGCTGAACTCCgcaatataatataaaaaaaaatcaaataaaacccAACAATGGTCCATGGAAACTACGAGTCCCTAACTACCCTGGATGCCAAGACTAGCTTCCAATGCCAGTATGTTCAAATTTACCTTCACTTAAGAAGGCAATGATGGGACTACTGGCTGTGGTACGAGCTTATCACTGAAGGGGTTACCTTGGATTGAATAGAAGTCTAATGATACTATGTTCCAAAACACTAAAAACAATCAACAGTTGAAATtagtttaattatttaaatGTTATAACAAACATACATGTTCCCCAAATTTTGGATGAGCTATCCAGGCTTACCTACTTCCTTgcaaatcaaatttaaaactATATTTTATTGTTAAAGAAAGATAGGAGATGGTAAAATACAACATTAACAGTCGACctccacctccccccccccaaaaaaaaaaaaaaaaaaaaggaaaatgaaacagAGGGAGATTAGAGGAAGCTAAGAAGTCGGTGAAAGAATCAATGGACCCTTCAAAATTTAGAAGTTAGAAAGGAGTAACAACATCAATAgtttgagaagagaaagagttaCCTGAATTATAACTACAGTTATGCCAATCCATTTACATATATCAAAGTTTTCTTCAATAAATGCTCGAAGACTAGCAAGTTCCCCAGTAGGATCACAAGGAAGATCCTGTagtaggaaaaagaaaacaatattcAGGTAAGAGACTATTCTATGCACAAGAGATTAAAACTCAACAAAGCAGTAGAAAAAACATCTCATAGGGTAAATTAGAAGAATGCTCACCTTTTCCCACTGATGGTCAACTGAAACAAAAGCCACAAAAGCAGCTTCTAGTATCATGAGTATAGTAGTCAATAGAGTATACTGATATCATTATGAGGTTAAGGAATAAAAACACAAATAGAATACAATCCAGAAATCATTGATAAGCATATTTTGCTGATTCAATCTAAATTGCACGAAGGAAAGGACAAATTGAATTCAGTTCTATTAGCCAAATGTCCAGTTTGTCAAACAgagatgaataagaagaaattgGGTTCCACATAATTAGGATACAAAACACAGGCAATATCCATTTACTACTTCAGTAGCAATGTGACCAATAGAAGTAATCAAACATAATATAATGCCAATACCCAGGAAAGAGTATATGAACCTGTAACAACAGCAGCACCAAATCAATTCCTGGAGTCCCAGAAACTCTCCATAATGACAACATAACTGAAAGTAATGAAATTTCAAATAGGAGAACTAAGAATTACAAGTTACCAAGGAGAAGGAAGGGTTTTGAGGCCGAACCCAAGTCCATCTTCAAGGCCAGAAACCATATTTACCGCGAGATTCAAAGGAAGATCTTgcccagaaaccctaaacatgTCCAGTGAAGATTCTGGAGACGGAGCTGGAGGTTGAGGAATCGGATTGTGCCTTTTCCATTGATTGAGCATCCATACGGAATAGATTATGATGGAAAAACCCACGAAGGTTTGAAGGAAATTTAGGAATTTGAGGAGGAAAGCCAGACAACTTTGATAGAGATTATTAGatcgcatttttttttttctttttcttcaaagattTGCAATCCAGAACCCAAAGATTGAATTCCTTGGAAATTACAACTCTCTGGTTATCATCATCACCAACTAAATTGAACCCTTAAAccaaatttttaggtttttagaaaaataatcctctgtaagaaaataacagaaaaggGAAAGAACAGCGATCCGATCATGAGGTCATCGGTCAATCCAAGTCCAACTACAAAAATTACCCACTAAGATTTCCTATATTTAGAAAGATACACCATGGATTCAATGCAAATTGCCACATCCATTTTAAGTAACGTCCCTTTGGTAGATAAACTTTGATTGCTAATTAATAACACAACAATTAACACATGAAGATTATTGTTAATCAAAGTgcgattattattattattatttttttagaaatcaaAGTGCGATTATGCGTTTAtgcacacaatccccaattcgtcCTAACGATCTAGGCAACCCATGGATGGATTGTGTATTTGGTAACaagggaaagtgaaattttcaaacttaaaagagaaatgtttgtaatcattaccttaTGTGACTgtatcattaacttcaaattatttcatttttagttattaaatttcattttactctataatatgtaaaataaaattacatgtaaaatgtgtcattactaaatatgattgaaaaatgaaatag
This genomic interval carries:
- the LOC122069842 gene encoding tetraspanin-18-like, which gives rise to MRSNNLYQSCLAFLLKFLNFLQTFVGFSIIIYSVWMLNQWKRHNPIPQPPAPSPESSLDMFRVSGQDLPLNLAVNMVSGLEDGLGFGLKTLPSPWFIYSFLGIGIILCLITSIGHIATEVVNGYCLCFYTLLTTILMILEAAFVAFVSVDHQWEKDLPCDPTGELASLRAFIEENFDICKWIGITVVIIQALSLLLSMILRAVVSTRRGKDDSSDDDCTIIRGRTWQPLLHPHSIPTAGSSLADGKAVHSDIWSNRMREKYGLNSGDIKYNLLDQNLNANSNTGSEDRGGCSIL